ATGAAACCTGCCGAACAAACACCTGTCGGAATTTTGATTTTTATGGAACTTATCAAAGATGTCTTGCCTAAAGGTGTCGTTAATATTGTTTCTGGTTTTGGTGTAGAAGCAGGAAAACCATTGGCAAGTTCCCCACGAGTAGCAAAAGTTTCTTTCACAGGAGAAACAACAACAGGACGTTTAATTATGCAATATGCGTCTGAAAATATTATTCCTGTAACTATGGAATTAGGTGGAAAATCGCCAAATGTATTTTTCCCAAGTGTAATGGATGCCGACGACGAATTTTTTGATAAGTGTTTGGAAGGTGCTGTTATGTTTGCCTTAAATCAAGGTGAAATTTGTACGTGTCCTTCAAGATTGCTTGTACACGAAGATATTTATGATAAATTTATAGAAAGAGTCATTGAAAGAACCGAAAAAATCAAAATGGGACATCCATTAGATGATTCGACGATGATGGGCGCACAGGCTTCAAAAGATCAGTACGAAAAAATATTATCGTACTTAGAAATTGGAAAAGAAGAGGGCGCAGAAGTCTTGACAGGTGGTGCAGCCAAATATGTCGACGGACTAAAAGACGGATATTATATTCAACCAACTATATTAAAAGGACACAATAAAATGAGAGTTTTCCAAGAAGAAATTTTTGGACCTGTTCTTTGTGTTACAACATTCAAAAATACCGAAGAAGCCATCGAAATTGCAAATGATACGCTTTATGGACTTGGTGCAGGTGTTTGGACGAGAGATGCTCACGAACTTTATAATGTTCCTCGTGCGATACAAGCAGGTCGTGTTTGGGTAAATTGTTACCATAATTATCCTGCTCATGCTCCGTTTGGAGGTTACAAAAAATCTGGTTTTGGCAGAGAAAATCACAAAATGATGTTAAGTCATTATCGCCAAAACAAAAATATGCTTATTTCTTATGACAAGAAAGCATTAGGTTTCTTTTAAAATTGTAAAGTAAAAAATCAACCAGTTATATCAAACCCTAAGGGACTATGAAGACCCTTAGGGTTTTGCTATAAAATGTAGGTAGTTTTTTGTCGTCGGTAGGGACACCGACAACGGCTCAATGTAGCTTACTCTTTAGAGTGAGAAACAATGTACCGAAAACTTTAGTTTTTGTATAAAATAGACAACCAATTAAAATAAAAACAATTATGAAAAATACGCAAAGAGTAGTTGCAACAGATGCAGCCAAAAAAATTATTGATGAGCTAAGAGAAGAAAATGGAGAACTTATGTTCCATCAAAGTGGAGGGTGTTGTGATGGTTCACAACCGATGTGCTTTGCAAAAGGAGAATTTAAAGTTGGTTCAAATGATGTTTGGGTGGGAACGATTCACGGATGCGATTTTTTTATGAACCAATCTCAATTTGATTATTGGAAACATACGCATCTTACGATTGATGTTACAGAAGGGCGAGGTTCTAGTTTTTCGTTAGAGATTCCTTTGGGTTATCGTTTTATTGTCAAGTCCAGACTTTTTACGGAAGAAGAAACCAAAAATTTGATTCCTGTCAAAAATGGAGAGGAATATTTGGAGGAAACAGCTTTATAAATTATTCTTACCTCAACGACGGCAACACCTCGTTGACGGTTGAAAACAGAATAAAACTAATAACTAACCGTCGTTGAGGCTCAAATGAAGCCGTCAACGAGGTTTCTTTATTAAAAATATCAGCCTTTATACAAACTTCCATCTACTTCCAAGGCAAAAACATTTAGGGCTTCTTTAAACTCCTCATTTTTTATTCCGGCTACAAAAAAACCTTTGAGTTCTTGGTAATTTGTGCTCATAGAAGAAGGAATAATTATATCCATTTCTTCAAAATATCCTCTGTAATTGTTGGAATTTAACTGATTTA
This is a stretch of genomic DNA from Bernardetia sp. MNP-M8. It encodes these proteins:
- a CDS encoding aldehyde dehydrogenase family protein, which produces METTTKATDKLAFPKFKERYDNFINGEWTSPVKGQYFDNISPVSGEVITKIARSTKEDVDLALDAAHEAFKTWSKTSATERSNIMLKIADIMEKNLEYLAIIETVDNGKAVRETKAADLPLCIDHFRYFAGVIRAEEGSVAELDQNTVSMNIDEPLGVVGQIIPWNFPLLMATWKLAPALAAGCCVVMKPAEQTPVGILIFMELIKDVLPKGVVNIVSGFGVEAGKPLASSPRVAKVSFTGETTTGRLIMQYASENIIPVTMELGGKSPNVFFPSVMDADDEFFDKCLEGAVMFALNQGEICTCPSRLLVHEDIYDKFIERVIERTEKIKMGHPLDDSTMMGAQASKDQYEKILSYLEIGKEEGAEVLTGGAAKYVDGLKDGYYIQPTILKGHNKMRVFQEEIFGPVLCVTTFKNTEEAIEIANDTLYGLGAGVWTRDAHELYNVPRAIQAGRVWVNCYHNYPAHAPFGGYKKSGFGRENHKMMLSHYRQNKNMLISYDKKALGFF
- a CDS encoding DUF779 domain-containing protein — protein: MKNTQRVVATDAAKKIIDELREENGELMFHQSGGCCDGSQPMCFAKGEFKVGSNDVWVGTIHGCDFFMNQSQFDYWKHTHLTIDVTEGRGSSFSLEIPLGYRFIVKSRLFTEEETKNLIPVKNGEEYLEETAL